agaattggaatcgattgtgaatttatatatgcttgagaaattgaggttgtgtatttatttatttaggttgtaaatttatatttttgtgaatgcttgagaatttgTGGTTTTAAACCGCAAAACGcggtcggtttgcggtttcaaaaatcaccaaactgcaaatagtcggtcggtttgcggtttgAGTAAAAATTCGCGGTTACCGAACCGCAACCACCCCTAAGATTCACACTCTTCTAATTACTGATATTTTATCACCGAATTCAACTTTAGATGTCAAATTACTGATATTTTGAAAATGGATGAGCATATTCTTACACGCTAGATGTCAAATTCACGAGTTACAGTcaaatttgtatattttgaaatttacgATTTTAAATTTACGCTAGATATTAAATTGGTAACAAAATCTCTTCcaagcccaaaaaaaatcaataaaaagaaattccgCTGCCGGGATTCGAACCCGGATTAACAATTATCCATTTGTGAGTATTGCTACAGCGGATTTTGgtgataaaaaatataaaaaaaactatataaacGAATTTATGGAGCTAAAAAGCccatttatttttgcattgaatttgggtttttccCAAAATGAGGTGGGCTGAGGAGCTGGGCCTTGGAGGTCTCAGGTGTGTGTATCTGAAACTTCTTCTTCGTTCACAATTTCCCGCCAAAACAACCTTTCCAAATTGAAAGAGAAACTCGAGATTTTCCAACAACCACAACCCACAACGCATAAACCAAACGAGAGATTGAAAATttctggagagagagagagagatggaggtgAAGAAAGCAGGGGCGTCGTTGGATTCGGTGATCTCATTGTTCAACCGTCGGATCGCGGAGCTTCAAGACCTCGTCATTGCGCGAAACAGTAAGACCCCACCCGACCCAACTGCTACTCTGCTTTATTCAATTTCTCTAATCCCAGGCTTAAATCTGAGCTCTGAAATGTCCACGTGGCAGTGTATCCGGCGACCAGCGTCACCGATTTGTCGGCCGTTGACGCCGCAGTGAAGACCATGGAGCTTCAGGTTCAGGCCATCAAGGACCGCCTACGCGACGAAACCCTAGCCATCCCCAAAGCCAAAGTACCccctctctccatctctctctctctctctctctctctctctctctctctctctctctcaagtttTCAATattcgaaatttgaattttcaaaaggggaaattaaaaaatgaagtaaAATTCTTAATCCTGCAACTAGGAttgtaaaagaaagaaatttgatCATCTGGGTGTGTTTGGTACATATTTTGCCCGTATAATTCTCAGTGAATTACAATTAGATGTTATAATGTGATGGCAGAAACTCATCGATGCGGCGGTGAAGCAGCAAAAGAAATTGCAGGACCTGTCAAGTTATGCGCCCTCACATATTCCTGAAAGAATGTCTATGTTAGGTTTGGATACTAACAGATGGTAAAACAAATTTCTCAGGCATCCATATGGATTAAGTAACTTTGGTTTGAGTTTGAAGTTTATTTGCATTTGATAGCTAGAGgatttgtgttgtgttgtttgTTTCAGTTTATTCCCAGAAGGCTCTCAACAAAACACCGGTTTCGGGTCGTTGAAGCTTGAGGAGGTGCCTGCAGCACTACCTAAGGTAATAAATGATGTGCAGAAAATTGCTTAGTATTTCTTATAGAGTGGCCCTTTTCTTCATACtattggtgtattgcttagGGTTGGGTACTATCATACtagattggattttttttgttcttttgtgccCTTGGGAAATGATGTGCAGAAAATGATAATGGAAGACTGTTGCTCAGTTCTTTAGCTAGTTTGTTCTCGAAccatcttttgttttatagttCAGATACCATAGGAGGGTCATCTGtgctttctatttttgttaattttaggAGAAAAAGGGTCGTTCCACTCCACCACTGTGGTTCATAACTGCTGAAGAGCTGGATTCCCTGTCAGGGTGAGTgaacttttcttaatttctctTACTTTATTTGTTAAGAGCGCGTCCCATCTTCACTGTAtgcttttgaaaacaaaagcttACTCACATGATAGGTGCGTTCACATCTGAGTTGGGCATAGGCTGTCCAAATGGGACATCTCAAAATCAAGTTGTATAAATGTGACATAGAGAGGTATAGTAATTGTGTAAATCTATGAGGTCGAACTTCTACATGTACAAACAAGTAATAGTATTGGACTTAAGCCTTGTCTCAAATGGTTAACAAGTAAAGTTGGTTGTCACGTCTTCTTCTAATTCCAGAGTAAAAATGAGTTAGATGACTTGTCGCTGTCACGTCTTCTTCTAATTCCAGAGTAAAAATGAGTTAGATGACTTGTCTGTCGACCTGATCTTAAAGTACTATACATCCACAAACTACAGACATTTCCTTTGTTGGGAACAAAAAGCTTCCCCTAGTATGCAAgtatgcaaaacaaaaacaaaaaaacgcTACGGgaataaaattgatgaaaaGCAAGAAATATGGCAATGCTAAAAAGGATTTAGAAGGTGTTCTCTTTCCATTCATACAGATATCTCGTAATAttatcctttctttttcattgaagAATGTTCCACCACTTCAAAATCTCTAACTCTTTCCAGCTATGATACACATACTATAACAATTAAGGTTTCCAATTTGAAACATAACTTTCTTTGTGTTGCCTTGGCATATAAGAGAATATGATAGCTCGTAATTCAATAGAACTGTGATATCTATTGGGTAATCCGATATTGTCTCCTTTTAATTTTTCCCCAATTTTCTTTCCATGGTGGATAGGTGATGGAAAATGAGTTCTTAGGTATCTAGTCCTTATTATTCATGTCATTTGGTTGCTCTAAGTATTTTTAGCTGCAGATACATGAGAGGAAGGCTTACTGTAGAAAAGATCAATGCAGCTATTAATGACATGGCAACATATGCTGAAGCAAATTCTCAGCTTATATCTGCCCCGAAGAAGAGGGTTTATGCTCCATCTCTTTGAGTTTTTGGTTTGTACATTAATGCTATTGCACAGGTCTCACTCTGGTGACCAATTATCATGCAGGTGGCAGGAGATAGTTGGGAAAAGGCCCTGGTAAGTGAACTTATAGGTTTTCAATGTTCTGGGGTTCCATTGGTGGCCAATTGGGCCCATGGGTTACAAAGTGGGAGATCGCTATCTCTCATCATATAAGCCTCTCCATCCTTGGAGGTGGGAATTGATCCCAGGTTAAAAGGGCATGCTTACTTCACTTTTCTCAGGATTGAGGGCAGGCCACCTCATATTGTGTTGCTTACTATGCACTCTtcgaaataaatataaaaaagaagaagagagaaatagcAATGTCCTTTCCTCTGTCCCGTTCCAACACCATTGTGTTTTCTGTTGGTTATAAATGATGCGTCTAGTAGGGTTTTGGAATATGGGACTCTGTGATCTGTATTACCATTTCAGTCAATGGGCATGTGGGCTGTCACTGCTGCTTAAGTAGTCATATTCCTGAGCATGGCATGTAATTGCTTACTTATGCCTTAGTATTCAATACCCACCCTAAAATATGCAGGAACTGAGAGATATTGCAATGACAGAAGCAGTAAAGGGAAAACACTTCTTTCTCGAAACTGACATGAAGGGACCAGCCTTGAAGCCTGACAACACTGGAAAAGCAATACTAACTGTAAGTCTGTGccttatcttttatttttcaaacttttatgatgtgaaaaactaaaaaagaaattaggatAAAAAATATCATAGTTCAATTGAGAAAACTACACTTGTTTTTCACTTAACTTGAGTAAATATATTACCTTCCACGCTTCATGAACTACAAACTGAatactttatattttggtCAAATTACCCTGGTATTTGTATCAATCTGCTGTACTTGATTTCTGTTATCTTTTTAGTTGAGACAAATGGAGTTAGCTAGTCATGTATGTAAGATAATCCTTGAGTATGATTTAGTTAATGGCTACATTCTCTTCTAGCAAAGAGGTCTTAAGTTCTGATCCTCCCTTCTGAATAAGTGATTAAACAAAAAGAGTTTCTGTGCTATATCCACTTGGAAGATGATGGCTTGACAAGTGCAAGGTTTTGCAATGGCATTTATCTTACATGCCTTGTTACTTATGTTCAGTTACTTGagtgaataaaattgaatCCTTGTGCATGCTGCATTACAGGTCCTTCGTCACCTTGGTCGTGTAAGCGAGACACGGATTGGGCCTCATCGAGTGATCATTCTTTTGAAGCGTCATTGACAGGGCCTGCTTTTTCAAAGAAC
Above is a window of Prunus persica cultivar Lovell chromosome G2, Prunus_persica_NCBIv2, whole genome shotgun sequence DNA encoding:
- the LOC18786325 gene encoding spindle and kinetochore-associated protein 1 homolog — its product is MEVKKAGASLDSVISLFNRRIAELQDLVIARNMYPATSVTDLSAVDAAVKTMELQVQAIKDRLRDETLAIPKAKKLIDAAVKQQKKLQDLSSYAPSHIPERMSMLGLDTNRCLFPEGSQQNTGFGSLKLEEVPAALPKEKKGRSTPPLWFITAEELDSLSGYMRGRLTVEKINAAINDMATYAEANSQLISAPKKRVAGDSWEKALELRDIAMTEAVKGKHFFLETDMKGPALKPDNTGKAILTVLRHLGRVSETRIGPHRVIILLKRH